Proteins encoded together in one Candidatus Aminicenantes bacterium window:
- a CDS encoding C4-dicarboxylate ABC transporter codes for MTLQVGVLLLLMVAAYAAASFKKLSVEISILTAALVGGIGGAFLKTPPLGELPRHLVEGMFPYLDVMLVFSTATFFMALVSESGGVNYVVRGAIRLFYNVRVVALLVLMIIILIPGALTGAGSVSLLVVGAPVALALKALGIPERKTAAILFIVAGLAAAAPPVNIWAMILCAGTAIPYVGFTYTLGIPVLILGTFTVLWLGLKKEGGLDKAAALAALPPAPANMKGWRVLLPFLVFFGMVIANRTWPFATPIFGLPLEFSAAAFTAWLVSPKKPDVLKLARNTMKRLLPLLATMIVVGMLQQIMTATGVRGMISYAVISIPLVLLFILLAVIIPVSEGVLTYGAAAILGIPLIWFFDSIGLHATVAIAGLSILWPLGDGLPPTALIGRLSVMVSEYKGTYWSFLRQTWLPWLVITVTGILMVVYSAKLAFLVRWSM; via the coding sequence ATGACCCTACAAGTCGGTGTCCTCCTCCTCCTCATGGTGGCCGCCTACGCCGCGGCCAGTTTCAAGAAGCTGTCGGTCGAGATCAGCATCCTGACCGCCGCCCTGGTCGGCGGGATCGGCGGGGCCTTCCTCAAGACGCCGCCGCTCGGCGAGCTGCCCCGCCATCTGGTCGAGGGCATGTTCCCCTACCTCGACGTCATGCTCGTCTTTTCCACCGCCACCTTCTTTATGGCCTTGGTCAGCGAGTCGGGCGGCGTCAATTACGTCGTCCGCGGCGCCATCCGGCTGTTCTACAATGTCCGGGTCGTCGCCCTCCTGGTGCTGATGATCATCATCCTGATCCCCGGCGCCCTGACCGGGGCGGGCAGCGTTTCGCTGCTGGTCGTCGGCGCCCCGGTGGCCCTGGCCTTGAAGGCACTCGGCATCCCCGAGCGCAAGACCGCCGCCATCCTCTTCATCGTGGCCGGCTTGGCCGCGGCCGCGCCCCCGGTCAACATTTGGGCGATGATTCTCTGCGCCGGCACAGCCATCCCCTATGTCGGGTTCACCTACACGCTGGGCATCCCGGTCCTCATCCTGGGCACGTTCACCGTCCTCTGGCTGGGACTTAAAAAGGAAGGCGGCCTGGACAAAGCCGCCGCTCTGGCCGCCCTGCCCCCGGCCCCGGCTAATATGAAAGGCTGGCGCGTCCTCCTGCCGTTCCTGGTTTTCTTCGGCATGGTCATAGCCAACCGGACCTGGCCCTTTGCGACACCGATCTTCGGCCTGCCGCTCGAGTTCAGCGCCGCCGCCTTCACCGCTTGGCTGGTGAGCCCCAAGAAGCCCGACGTCCTGAAGCTGGCCCGCAACACCATGAAACGCCTCCTGCCCCTGCTAGCCACCATGATCGTGGTCGGCATGCTGCAGCAGATCATGACCGCCACCGGTGTCCGCGGCATGATCTCCTACGCCGTCATCTCCATTCCGCTGGTCCTGCTGTTCATTCTGCTGGCCGTCATCATCCCCGTGTCCGAGGGCGTCCTGACCTACGGCGCGGCGGCCATCCTGGGCATCCCGTTGATCTGGTTCTTCGACTCGATCGGCCTGCACGCCACGGTGGCCATCGCCGGCTTGAGCATCCTCTGGCCGCTCGGCGACGGCCTGCCGCCGACGGCCCTGATCGGACGCCTGAGCGTCATGGTCTCCGAGTATAAAGGCACCTACTGGTCCTTCCTCCGCCAGACCTGGCTGCCCTGGCTGGTCATCACGGTCACCGGCATCCTGATGGTCGTCTACAGCGCCAAGCTGGCCTTCCTGGTCCGCTGGAGCATGTGA
- a CDS encoding succinylglutamate desuccinylase/aspartoacylase family protein has product MSAPAKAELAHPGRVKAFLAVLTAALAVAGGIPLYKHRHSQMPIVAGPGVTKVIKLSDYLPALKGRFVDTDVFVMEGAEPGGKALLLADTHANEPAGLLACQILIENAVVEKGTLYIIPTFNRSASRNTKAGDGYPLYFDIPTDWGQVRFRMGTRDTSPLESWPDPDAYIHYPDKQAFSYLDVRNINRTWPGRPDGPIMERVTFAAMEMMRREKIDVALDFHGAETMFPVTNCVVAPQKSAKIATLATMMVKAMEGFDSHVEPSPQNFRGLSHREIGDFSDTLPFLLEAPIPFLDQPTGPKTVKFLLDGKDPFLLSLAKKKKLFVPYDEKGWPMDKRVGQHMSTALEILRQFSKKTPDRAIRLTGAPKYADLIRDGVGKYYRDPAKAEAGRVHYE; this is encoded by the coding sequence ATGAGCGCCCCGGCCAAGGCCGAATTGGCCCATCCCGGTCGCGTCAAAGCCTTCCTGGCCGTCCTTACCGCGGCCCTGGCTGTGGCCGGCGGAATCCCCCTCTACAAGCACCGCCACTCGCAAATGCCGATCGTGGCCGGCCCCGGCGTCACCAAGGTCATCAAGCTGAGCGACTACCTCCCCGCGCTCAAGGGCCGCTTCGTCGACACCGACGTCTTCGTCATGGAAGGCGCCGAGCCGGGCGGCAAAGCCCTGCTGCTGGCCGACACCCACGCTAACGAGCCGGCCGGGCTCCTGGCCTGCCAGATTCTGATCGAGAACGCCGTGGTCGAGAAGGGCACGCTGTATATCATCCCAACCTTCAACCGCTCCGCCAGCCGAAACACCAAGGCGGGCGACGGCTACCCGCTCTACTTCGACATCCCCACCGACTGGGGCCAGGTCCGCTTCCGGATGGGCACGCGGGACACCTCGCCGCTCGAATCCTGGCCCGACCCCGACGCCTACATCCACTACCCCGACAAGCAAGCCTTCTCCTACCTCGACGTCCGCAACATCAACCGGACCTGGCCCGGACGGCCCGACGGTCCGATCATGGAGCGCGTCACCTTTGCGGCCATGGAGATGATGCGGCGCGAGAAGATCGACGTGGCGCTGGACTTCCACGGGGCCGAGACGATGTTCCCGGTCACCAACTGCGTCGTCGCGCCCCAAAAATCGGCCAAGATCGCTACCCTCGCCACCATGATGGTCAAGGCTATGGAGGGGTTCGACAGCCACGTCGAGCCGTCACCCCAGAACTTCCGCGGCCTGTCCCACCGGGAGATCGGCGACTTCTCCGACACCCTGCCCTTCCTCCTCGAAGCGCCCATCCCGTTCCTGGACCAGCCGACCGGCCCCAAGACGGTCAAGTTCCTCCTGGACGGCAAGGATCCCTTCCTGCTCAGCCTGGCCAAGAAGAAGAAGCTCTTCGTCCCCTATGACGAGAAGGGCTGGCCCATGGACAAGCGGGTCGGCCAGCATATGAGCACGGCCCTGGAGATCCTCCGCCAGTTCAGCAAGAAGACGCCCGATCGGGCTATCCGCCTGACCGGGGCGCCCAAGTACGCCGACCTCATCCGCGACGGCGTCGGCAAGTATTACCGTGATCCGGCCAAAGCCGAAGCGGGCCGGGTCCACTACGAATGA